A region of the Methylomagnum ishizawai genome:
ATGCCGATCTGGACAAGGCGATGGCGGAGGGGAATTTCCGCGAAGACCTGTATTACCGGCTGAATGTGGTGACTTTGCGCCTGCCCCGGCTGGCCCAGCGCCAGGAGGATATTCCGCTGTTGGCGGCGCATTTCATCCGGGAATTGGCCGAGACCTATGGCGACCGGGTGAAGGGGTTCGCGCCGGAGGCCATGGAGGTGCTGGTGGGTTTCGATTGGCCGGGCAATGTGCGGCAGTTGCGCAACTTGGTGGAACAATGCGTGGCCTTGTCCACCACGCCCTTGATTCCGCTGACCCTGGTGCAGCGGGCGCTCAAGGACGAGCCGGCCGCGTTCCTGCCCTTGCAGGAGGCGCGGGACCAATTCGAGCGCAATTACCTGATTAGGCTATTGCAGATGACCCATGGCAATGTCACCCAGGCCGCCAAGCTGGCCAAGCGTAACCGCACCGAGTTCTATCGGTTGTTGAGCCGGCATGGGATGAATCCGGCCCTGTTCAAGACCCCTCCCGAAGGGTCGGAAGGGGAGGTTTCGGAGGTGGTGGGGTAGTGCTTCGACCAGCTTGAGCTTGAATTGATGGTTGCGGCGTAGCCCGGATGAAGCGAAAGTAATCCGGGAACGTCGGCACTCCGCCCAGGCTCCCGGATTCCACCGTGTTCCATCCGGGCTACGCGGGTTCAGGCCCAAAGACAATCGCCCCCATCCCCCAGGCCCACCGCTTTCACCGTGGTCACCCGATAGCTCAAATCGCAATCCCCGGAAACCGCCATCCCCACCCGCAGATAATTCGGCGTATACCCATAGATCACCCCGCGCCCATCGTCCTCGCGGCGCACGCCTTCCCATAACACCGGAAACTCCCGCCCCACGTAACCCGCCAAGGTTTCCCGCCGCTGCCGCTCCGCCAGCGCGTGCAAAGCCCGCCCCCGCGCCTGTTTCACCTCGCCCGGCACCGGGTTCGGCATCGCCGCCGCCGCCGTCCCCGCCCGTGGCGAGAAGCCGAAGATATGGATGGCCCCGAAGCCGGTCCGCTCGACGAAATCCAGGGTTTCCGCCCATTCCGCCGCGCTCTCGCCGGGAAACCCGACGATCAAGTCGGTGGTGATGTTCAGGTCCGGCACCGCCGCCCGGAAATCCGCCACCAATGCCGCGAAATCCCCGGTCCGGCACCGCCGCGCCATCCGCTTCAGCACCGCGTCGGAACCGCTCTGCAAGGGCAGGTGCAGATGCGGCATCAGCCGGGGGTTTTGGAATAAATCCACGAAACCCGCCGGAATATCCCAAGGTTCCAGCGACCCCAGGCGCAGCCGCGGGATCGCCGTTTGTTCCAGCACCGCCGCGACCAATCCGGCGAGGTCCGTTCCGATCTCGCCGCCATAGCCGCCGAGATGCACCCCGGTCAGCACCGCTTCCTGTATGCCTTGCCGGTGGAGGGCGTCGATTTCCCCGACGATTTCGGCGATGGGGCGGCTACGCTCCTCGCCGCGGGCCACGGTGACGATGCAATAGGTGCAGCGGTGGCGGCAGCCGTCCTGCACCTTGACGAAGGCGCGGTGCCGTCCCAGCCGGAACAGGGCGGTCGCGCCGGGTTCGGTGGCGAGCGCGGGCCGGGTGGGGAGGTCGAGTTGCTCGCGGGCGATTTCGACCAGCCGGTGCTTGTCGGCGTTGGCGACCACCAGATCGACGCCCAAACCTTCGGCTTCCTCGCGGTTCAGGGTGGCGTAGCAGCCGCTGAGGACCAGCTTGGCGGCGGGGTTGGCCCGGGCGGTTTTGCGCAGGAGATGGCGGGATTTCCGCACGGCGTCCTGTGTCACCGCGCAGGAGTTGAACACCACCAGGTCGGCGGTCTCGGCCTCGTCCACCACGCGGTGGCCCTCGGCTTGGAATTGCCGGGCCCAGGTTTCGAGTTCGGCTTCGTTGAGGCGGCAGCCCAGGGTTTTGAAATGGATGCGCATGGCTGGGAAAGGGGGATCGGTTGGGGAACCGGGGATTATAACGGGCGGGGGCTGGGGGGTGGCATGACAAAAAAATGGCCCGCCATCGCGGCGGGCCGGGTGGGGGCCGCGGGACGGCCCGTTCCTAGCGTCTGCCCTGTGGGGTGAAGTTCTGGCCGTCGTCGATGGCCGCACGGTCGCGGCCGGTGGGGACTTGGACCGTCACCGTCCCCGAACAACCCGCTCCCCCATCCACGGTGGGCGGGGTGGCCGTGAAATACACGGTGTAGACCCGGCCATTGGCGGCTTTGCCCCGCTTGCGGTCGGCGCGGAGCAGGACGCTGTCCTGGGCGCTGCCGGCTTTGGCCGGGACGATCACGGCGGCGGGCCCGGTACCATGGGCGAGGCCCAGCGCCCGCAGCCAATGCGGCGAGGATTTGGCCTTGATCGGCTCGTCGGCGGTGACGCCGGTGATGTCCACGGTGTAGCTGCCGGTGGGGACGAAGTGGGTCGGGGTGGTGATGCCGACGATGGCGATGGATTTCATGCCCTTGTTGGCCGGGAACAGGCGGGCGGGTTGGGCCGTCGCGGTGGAGCAATCCAACACACCCAGGTTTTGGATCACGCCCACGTTGGTGGTGGCGGTGGCCGATAGCGGGTTGGGCGTGAAGTCGTCGGTCGCGGTCAGGCTGAAGCTCAGCTGGGTGCTGCTGCCGTCCACCACGGATGGGTTGGGCGCGGTGAAGCTGAGGCTGGGACCATCGACCTTGTCCAGCACCACGGGCGTGCCGCCGGTTTGTTGCCAGAGGTAGCTGGCGATGCCGTCGCCGTCCGGGTCGGTGACGCTGGCGTTCAGGGTCACGCTGTCGCCTGGGCTGGCCTGTAGGGTCTGCGGGATGATCGCCACCGTCGGCGGATTGTTGTCGGCGGTGAGCTTGACCGCGACCTGGCTGGCGGCGCTGTCGAGCTTGCCGTCATCGACCTTGAGCGAGAAGGTCAAAGTCTGGCCCGCCAGCGCCAAGGGCGCGGCGAAGGT
Encoded here:
- the mtaB gene encoding tRNA (N(6)-L-threonylcarbamoyladenosine(37)-C(2))-methylthiotransferase MtaB; translation: MRIHFKTLGCRLNEAELETWARQFQAEGHRVVDEAETADLVVFNSCAVTQDAVRKSRHLLRKTARANPAAKLVLSGCYATLNREEAEGLGVDLVVANADKHRLVEIAREQLDLPTRPALATEPGATALFRLGRHRAFVKVQDGCRHRCTYCIVTVARGEERSRPIAEIVGEIDALHRQGIQEAVLTGVHLGGYGGEIGTDLAGLVAAVLEQTAIPRLRLGSLEPWDIPAGFVDLFQNPRLMPHLHLPLQSGSDAVLKRMARRCRTGDFAALVADFRAAVPDLNITTDLIVGFPGESAAEWAETLDFVERTGFGAIHIFGFSPRAGTAAAAMPNPVPGEVKQARGRALHALAERQRRETLAGYVGREFPVLWEGVRREDDGRGVIYGYTPNYLRVGMAVSGDCDLSYRVTTVKAVGLGDGGDCLWA